Proteins encoded in a region of the Portunus trituberculatus isolate SZX2019 unplaced genomic scaffold, ASM1759143v1 PGA_scaffold_492__1_contigs__length_19819, whole genome shotgun sequence genome:
- the LOC123500823 gene encoding histone H2A: MSGRGKGGKVKGKSKSRSSRAGLQFPVGRIHRLLRKGNYAERVGAGAPVYLAAVMEYLAAEVLELAGNAARDNKKTRIIPRHLQLAIRNDEELNKLLSGVTIAQGGVLPNIQAVLLPKKTEKK, encoded by the coding sequence ATGTCCGGACgcggcaaaggaggaaaggtgaagggaaagtcaaAGTCCCGTTCCAGCCGTGCTGGACTCCAGTTCCCGGTCGGCAGGATTCATCGCCTCCTGAGGAAGGGCAACTACGCCGAGCGAGTGGGGGCTGGCGCCCCCGTGTACCTTGCAGCGGTCATGGAGTACCTGGCCGCCGAAGTCCTCGAGCTTGCCGGCAACGCCGCCCGCGACAACAAGAAGACTCGCATCATCCCGCGTCACCTGCAGCTGGCCATCCGGAACGACGAGGAACTTAACAAGCTCCTCTCCGGGGTCACCATTGCACAGGGTGGCGTGCTGCCAAACATTCAGGCTGTGCTCCTTCCCAAGAAGACCGAGAAGAAGtaa
- the LOC123500821 gene encoding histone H2B-like, producing MALFKSGATQHTTLRKLNDAVTTMPPKASGKAAKKAGKAQKAIAKGDKKKKRRRKESYSIYIYKVLKQVHPDTGVSSKAMSIMNSFVNDIFERIAAEASRLAHYNKRSTITSREIQTAVRLLLPGELAKHAVSEGTKAVTKYTSSK from the coding sequence ATGGCACTCTTCAAGTCgggtgcaacacaacacacaactcttcgcaagttgaacgacgccgttactaccatgcctcccaaagcatcaggaaaggctgccaagaaggctggcaaggctcagaaggccatagccaaaggggacaagaagaagaagcggaggaggaaggaaagctactccatctacatctacaaggtgctcaagcaggtccaccccgacactggcgtgtcctccaaggctatgtcaatcatgaactctttcgtgaacgacattttcgagcgcatcgctgccgaggcatcccgcctggcacactacaacaagcgctccaccatcaccagccgggAGATCCAGACTGCCGTCCGTCTCCTTCTGCCCGGCGAACTGGCAAAGCACGCCGTCTCTGAGGGCACCAAGGCTGTCACCAAGTACACCTCCTCCAAGTAA
- the LOC123500820 gene encoding uncharacterized protein LOC123500820 — MARTKQTARKSTGGKAPRKQLATKAARKSAPATGGVKKPHRYRPGTVALREIRRYQKSTELLIRKLPFQRLVREIAQDFKTDLRFQSSAVMALQEASEAYLVGLFEDTNLCAIHAKRVTIMPKDIQLARRIRGERVAPMEPGRRRRALPVRRAEGDGRQSGSPGWIHRLLRKGNYAERVGAGAPVYLAAVMEYLAAEVLELAGNAARDNKKTRIIPRHLQLAIRNDEELNKLLSGVTIAQVAVVDTKFQTPDLTAKSVEGTSLTLEGVDDVHGSDGLALGVLGVALNSPNCSFRAAVTYLLTMARTKQTARKSTGGKAPRKQLATKAARKSAPATGGVKKPHRYRPGTVALREIRRYQKSTELLIRKLPFQRLVREIAQDFKTDLRFQSSAVMALQEASEAYLVGLFEDTNLCAIHAKRVTIMPKDIQLARRIRGERA, encoded by the exons ATGGCACGTACTAAGCAAACGGCCCGCAAGTCCACCGGTGGCAAGGCGCCCCGCAAGCAGCTTGCCACGAAGGCAGCTCGCAAATCTGCTCCTGCCACTGGAGGTGTCAAGAAGCCCCACCGTTACAGGCCAGGAACCGTGGCCCTCCGTGAGATCCGCCGTTATCAGAAGAGCACCGAACTGCTTATCAGGAAGCTGCCTTTCCAGCGCTTGGTGCGTGAAATTGCCCAGGATTTCAAGACTGACCTCCGCTTCCAGTCCTCCGCTGTCATGGCCCTCCAGGAAGCTTCCGAGGCTTATCTCGTGGGTCTCTTTGAAGACACTAACCTGTGCGCCATCCACGCCAAGCGTGTCACTATCATGCCCAAGGACATCCAGCTGGCTCGTCGAATCCGTGGCGAGC GTGTGGCTCCTATGGAGCCGGGTAGG AGACGGCGTGCTTTGCCAGTTCGCCGGGCAGAAGGAGACGGACGGCAGTCTGGATCTcccggctg GATTCATCGCCTCCTGAGGAAGGGCAACTACGCCGAGCGAGTGGGGGCTGGCGCCCCCGTGTACCTTGCAGCGGTCATGGAGTACCTGGCCGCCGAAGTCCTCGAGCTTGCCGGCAACGCCGCCCGCGACAACAAGAAGACTCGCATCATCCCGCGTCACCTGCAGCTGGCCATCCGGAACGACGAGGAACTTAACAAGCTCCTCTCCGGGGTCACCATTGCACAGG ttgctgttgttgacaccAAATTCCAGACACCAGATTTAACCGCCAAATCCGTAGAGGGTACGTCCCTGACGCTTGAGGGCGTAGACGACGTCCATGGCAGTGACGGTCTTGCGCTTGGCGTGCTCGGTGTAG CGCTCAACTCGCCCAACTGTTCGTTCCGAGCGGCAGTAACTTACTTACTCACCATGGCACGTACTAAGCAAACGGCCCGCAAGTCCACCGGTGGCAAGGCGCCCCGCAAGCAGCTTGCCACGAAGGCAGCTCGCAAATCTGCTCCTGCCACTGGAGGTGTCAAGAAGCCCCACCGTTACAGGCCAGGAACCGTGGCCCTCCGTGAGATCCGCCGTTATCAGAAGAGCACCGAACTGCTTATCAGGAAGCTGCCTTTCCAGCGCTTGGTGCGTGAAATTGCCCAGGATTTCAAGACTGACCTCCGCTTCCAGTCCTCCGCTGTCATGGCCCTCCAGGAAGCTTCCGAGGCTTATCTCGTGGGTCTCTTTGAAGACACTAACCTGTGCGCCATCCACGCCAAGCGTGTCACTATCATGCCCAAGGACATCCAGCTGGCTCGTCGAATCCGTGGCGAGCGTGCCTAA
- the LOC123500822 gene encoding histone H4-like: MRVTLVSETSYHYYYYYYSQQRLIICHHDWPRQGGKGLGKGGAKRHRKVLRDNIQGITKPAIRRLARRGGVKRISGLIYEETRGVLKVFLENVIRDAVTYTEHAKRKTVTAMDVVYALKRQGRTLYGFGG; this comes from the coding sequence ATGCGAGTCACACTCGTGAGCGAGACAtcgtatcactactactactactactactcgcagcagcgcctcatcatctgtcaccatgactggccgcggcaaggaggcaagggacttggaaagggaggagccaaGCGTCACCGTAAGGTTTTGCGTGACAACATCCAGGGCATCACCAAGCCCGCTATCCGTCGGTTGGCTCGCCGAGGCGGCGTCAAGCGCATCTCCGGTCTCATCTACGAGGAGACTCGTGGGGTGCTAAAGGTGTTCCTCGAGAACGTCATCAGGGATGCCGTCACCTACACCGAGCACGCCAAGCGCAAGACCGTCACTGCCATGGACGTCGTCTACGCCCTCAAGCGTCAGGGACGTACCCTCTACGGATTTGGCGGTTAA